The following are encoded together in the Tepidiforma bonchosmolovskayae genome:
- a CDS encoding ATP-dependent helicase — translation MSAPTGTADILAGLNDAQRAAVTHGDGALLILAGPGSGKTRVITHRIGWLIRERRIAPWRILAVTFTNKAAREMRERAARLIGEDAEAVHMGTFHAMCARWLRIDGEAVGVPREFAIYDDSDQLGVVKRVLEELRIDPRQFAPRGILSRISAAKSEMLTPEVLLGRVRTYQEEVAARVYERYDAALRRAGALDFDDLLLRAVELLRVPAMREKWAGRYEHVLVDEFQDTNPAQYVLARELASVHRNITVVGDPDQGIYSWRSADIRNVEHFRRDFPEATVVLLEQNYRSTAPILRAAEAVIARNPGRHPRRLWTERTGGEPIVTYEAYNDEEEGEFVAREVGRLVAAGRSYRDIAVLYRTNAQSRPFEEALVRHRIPYRLVGGVRFYERREIRELLAYFRVIHNPADEASLGRIINVPGRGIGERTVDRLRELAAAQGTSLWEACRSAADGRAEGIGSRAAAALRGFVATMEELREHRDEPLGRLFERLINAVGYVRYLEEGDDAEERMENVLELQALLAEYEETAGEGNDLATFLQDVALVTDQDTLDGRGQGVTLITLHAAKGLEFPVVFLVGMEEGLLPHIRSFDDPQQMAEERRLCYVGMTRAMDLLYLTRAYRRMTFGASAANPPSRFLADVPAEIRRPYGNTTRGYVEAAAALVDTDDLEPAETPVFPVGTRVVHPKFGEGVVTDARANGSDTEYVVEFNTAGTRRLLQSYAKLRAL, via the coding sequence GTGAGTGCACCGACCGGGACGGCCGATATCCTCGCGGGGCTGAACGACGCGCAGCGCGCCGCCGTGACGCACGGGGATGGGGCGCTGCTGATCCTGGCCGGACCGGGGAGCGGCAAGACACGGGTCATCACCCACCGGATCGGCTGGCTCATCCGGGAGCGGCGCATTGCCCCGTGGCGCATTCTCGCGGTGACGTTTACGAACAAGGCCGCCCGCGAAATGCGCGAACGGGCCGCGCGCCTCATCGGCGAGGACGCGGAGGCGGTCCACATGGGCACCTTCCACGCGATGTGCGCCCGGTGGCTGCGCATCGACGGCGAAGCGGTAGGAGTGCCGCGCGAGTTCGCCATTTATGACGACTCGGACCAGCTCGGCGTGGTGAAGCGGGTGCTCGAAGAGCTGCGCATCGACCCCCGGCAGTTCGCGCCGCGGGGCATCCTGTCGCGGATTTCGGCGGCGAAGAGCGAGATGCTGACGCCGGAGGTCCTCCTCGGGCGGGTCCGGACCTACCAGGAGGAGGTGGCGGCCCGCGTCTACGAACGGTACGATGCCGCGCTTCGGCGGGCAGGAGCGCTGGACTTCGACGACCTGCTCCTGCGGGCGGTCGAATTGCTGCGCGTACCGGCGATGCGGGAAAAGTGGGCCGGCCGCTACGAGCATGTGCTGGTCGACGAGTTCCAGGACACCAACCCGGCGCAGTATGTGCTGGCGCGCGAGCTGGCGTCGGTGCACCGGAACATTACCGTGGTGGGCGACCCTGACCAGGGGATCTACTCCTGGCGCAGCGCGGATATCCGGAACGTCGAGCACTTCCGCCGGGACTTCCCCGAGGCGACGGTGGTGCTCCTGGAGCAAAACTACCGGTCAACCGCGCCCATCCTCCGGGCTGCGGAAGCCGTCATTGCGCGCAATCCCGGACGGCATCCTCGCCGGCTCTGGACCGAGCGGACCGGCGGCGAGCCGATCGTGACCTACGAGGCGTACAACGACGAGGAGGAGGGCGAGTTCGTCGCGCGGGAGGTCGGCAGGCTCGTCGCGGCCGGGCGGAGCTACCGGGACATTGCCGTGCTCTACCGGACGAACGCGCAATCGCGCCCCTTCGAAGAGGCGCTTGTCCGGCACCGGATTCCGTACCGGCTGGTTGGCGGCGTGCGGTTCTACGAGCGACGGGAGATCCGCGAACTGCTCGCGTACTTCCGGGTTATTCACAACCCCGCGGATGAGGCGAGCCTTGGCAGGATCATCAACGTGCCCGGCCGCGGCATCGGCGAACGCACGGTCGACCGGCTCCGCGAGCTGGCCGCTGCGCAGGGCACGAGCCTGTGGGAGGCATGCCGCTCGGCAGCCGACGGCCGGGCCGAGGGCATCGGGAGCCGCGCCGCAGCGGCCCTGCGCGGGTTCGTCGCCACCATGGAGGAGCTCAGGGAGCACCGGGACGAGCCGCTGGGCCGGCTGTTCGAGCGGCTGATCAACGCCGTCGGGTACGTGCGTTACCTCGAGGAGGGAGATGACGCGGAGGAGCGGATGGAGAACGTGCTCGAACTGCAGGCGTTGCTGGCGGAGTACGAGGAAACGGCCGGTGAGGGGAACGACCTTGCGACCTTCCTGCAGGACGTGGCGCTGGTGACGGACCAGGACACCCTCGACGGCCGCGGCCAGGGCGTGACGCTGATCACCCTGCACGCGGCAAAGGGGCTCGAGTTCCCGGTGGTGTTCCTGGTCGGGATGGAGGAGGGGCTGCTCCCGCACATCCGGTCGTTCGATGACCCGCAGCAGATGGCAGAGGAGCGCCGGCTCTGTTATGTCGGGATGACCCGCGCGATGGACCTGCTCTACCTGACGCGGGCCTACCGCCGGATGACGTTCGGCGCGAGCGCGGCGAATCCCCCGTCGCGTTTCCTGGCGGACGTACCGGCCGAGATCCGGCGCCCCTACGGGAACACCACCCGCGGGTACGTTGAGGCCGCTGCGGCGCTCGTCGACACCGACGACCTCGAGCCCGCGGAGACGCCGGTGTTCCCGGTCGGCACGCGGGTGGTCCACCCGAAGTTCGGAGAAGGCGTGGTGACCGACGCGCGGGCCAACGGCAGCGACACCGAGTACGTCGTCGAGTTCAATACCGCCGGGACACGCCGGCTGCTCCAGAGCTATGCGAAGTTGAGGGCGCTGTGA
- a CDS encoding mechanosensitive ion channel family protein codes for MNGELIFLVPTTVVAWGDWFRENGLVIAGVIAALVVLRYVVQRVVSRVIRSAALRAARTRAEDPEVVKRRVDTLLATLGWLFNIFLALLGAVIVLDQLGVQVSALVAGVGVAGLAVGLAAQTLIKDVINGLFILVEGQYAVGDVVRVAGVSGQVVEITPRRTVLRDLDGNVHIIPNSAITVATNMTSGFSRVNLNVLVAYEEDLSRVIQVINEECERLAADRADDFLSTPAVVRVDRLAEDGVELKVVGDVKAFKQWELMGELRRRVKERFDREGIEIPYRHEVQVLPRPRPPQPGASGGAAGAETSPRN; via the coding sequence GTGAACGGCGAGCTGATCTTCCTTGTGCCGACGACGGTCGTGGCATGGGGCGACTGGTTTCGTGAGAACGGCCTCGTGATCGCCGGCGTCATCGCGGCGCTGGTGGTGCTGCGGTACGTGGTGCAGCGCGTGGTAAGCCGGGTCATTCGCTCGGCCGCGCTGCGGGCGGCCAGGACGCGGGCCGAGGACCCGGAAGTGGTGAAGCGGCGGGTGGATACGCTGCTCGCCACGCTGGGCTGGCTGTTCAACATCTTCCTGGCTCTCCTCGGCGCAGTGATCGTCCTCGACCAGCTCGGCGTCCAGGTATCGGCGCTTGTTGCGGGCGTCGGGGTGGCCGGGCTTGCCGTCGGGCTCGCGGCGCAGACGCTGATCAAAGACGTCATCAACGGGCTCTTCATCCTCGTCGAGGGACAGTACGCAGTCGGCGATGTGGTGCGGGTGGCAGGGGTCAGCGGACAGGTGGTCGAGATTACGCCCCGTCGGACGGTGCTCCGCGACCTCGACGGCAACGTCCACATCATCCCGAACAGCGCGATCACGGTCGCGACGAACATGACCTCGGGATTCAGCCGGGTCAATCTCAACGTTCTTGTGGCGTACGAGGAGGACCTCTCGCGCGTCATCCAGGTCATCAACGAGGAGTGCGAGCGGCTGGCCGCGGACCGGGCGGACGATTTCCTGAGCACTCCGGCGGTGGTCCGGGTGGACCGGCTTGCTGAGGACGGCGTCGAGCTGAAGGTCGTCGGCGACGTCAAGGCGTTCAAGCAGTGGGAGCTGATGGGCGAACTGCGGCGCCGGGTGAAAGAGCGGTTCGACCGGGAGGGCATTGAAATCCCGTACCGGCACGAAGTGCAGGTGCTGCCGAGGCCCCGGCCGCCGCAGCCGGGCGCGTCCGGGGGAGCAGCCGGCGCGGAAACCAGCCCGCGGAATTGA
- a CDS encoding winged helix-turn-helix transcriptional regulator, translated as MRRTSFAEMPCSVARTLEVIGEWWTMLVIREAFNGVRRFDDFQQRLGIARNVLAARLQRLVEHGVLERRQYQDRPPRCEYRLTEKGRDLYPVLVAMLSWGDRWMAGPEGPPLTLTHQCGHVLGARLVCGGCGEPLDPRQVRAERSHREAAPAE; from the coding sequence ATGCGCCGCACCAGCTTCGCCGAGATGCCCTGCTCCGTCGCCCGCACGCTCGAGGTCATCGGCGAGTGGTGGACTATGCTCGTCATCCGCGAGGCCTTCAACGGCGTCCGCCGCTTCGACGACTTCCAGCAGCGGCTCGGTATCGCGCGCAACGTCCTGGCGGCCCGCCTCCAGCGCCTCGTCGAACATGGCGTCCTCGAGCGGCGTCAGTACCAGGACCGGCCGCCCCGCTGCGAGTACCGCCTGACCGAAAAGGGCCGCGACCTCTACCCCGTGCTTGTCGCCATGCTCTCGTGGGGCGACCGCTGGATGGCAGGGCCGGAAGGGCCGCCGCTGACCCTCACCCACCAGTGCGGCCATGTCCTCGGAGCCCGGCTCGTCTGCGGCGGCTGCGGGGAGCCGCTCGACCCGCGCCAGGTCCGCGCCGAACGGTCACACCGCGAGGCTGCCCCGGCCGAGTAG
- the ilvD gene encoding dihydroxy-acid dehydratase: protein MSYDPRARSRTLVDGPDRAPARSYFKSVGYTSEDLKRPLVMVAHSWIGTMPCNFNHRELASEVMAGVWAAGGTPMEVNTISISDGISMGTEGMKASLISRELIADSIELAAVGYSFDAAVIIVGCDKTIPAAAMALARLNIPGLILYGGSIAPGKYRGRDITIQDVFEGVGQHAAGKLSEEELEEIVDAACPGAGACGAQYTANTMATVMEFLGLSPMGSATVGATDRRKRKVAFQAGELVMKVLNDGLLPRDILTRQAFENGIICAASTGGSTNAVLHLLAIAHEAGVPLDIDDFDRISEQTPLIGDLRPGGRYVALDMDRAGGTRLLAKRLLEAGKLHGNVMTVTGRTIAEEAAEAVETPGQDVILPVEKALKPTGGLVILKGNLAPEGCVIKVAGHERMYHEGPARVFECEEDAFHAVTTGQIRPGDVVVIRNEGPKGGPGMREMLGVTAALVGEGLGESVALLTDGRFSGATRGLMAGHVAPEAAVGGPIALVREGDIISFDVKGRKLTLHVDEAELGRRRAEWKPRPPKYTRGVFAKYAAQVSSASTGAVTS, encoded by the coding sequence ATGAGCTACGACCCGCGAGCCCGCAGCCGCACCCTCGTCGATGGCCCCGACCGGGCCCCGGCGCGTTCGTACTTCAAGTCGGTCGGGTACACGTCAGAGGACCTGAAGCGGCCGCTCGTGATGGTCGCGCATTCGTGGATTGGCACGATGCCGTGCAATTTCAACCACCGCGAGCTTGCTTCGGAAGTGATGGCCGGCGTCTGGGCGGCAGGGGGCACCCCGATGGAGGTCAATACGATTTCCATCTCCGACGGCATCTCGATGGGCACCGAGGGAATGAAGGCATCGCTCATCTCGCGAGAGCTGATCGCCGACTCGATTGAGCTGGCGGCGGTCGGCTACTCGTTCGACGCGGCGGTCATCATCGTTGGCTGCGACAAGACGATTCCGGCGGCGGCGATGGCCCTCGCCCGGCTGAATATCCCGGGGCTGATCCTCTACGGCGGGTCAATTGCGCCCGGCAAGTACCGTGGCCGTGACATCACCATCCAGGACGTCTTTGAAGGAGTGGGGCAGCACGCTGCGGGCAAGCTTTCCGAAGAGGAGCTTGAGGAGATTGTGGACGCCGCCTGCCCCGGGGCGGGGGCCTGCGGCGCCCAGTACACGGCGAACACGATGGCCACCGTAATGGAGTTCCTCGGGCTCTCGCCGATGGGCAGTGCGACCGTCGGTGCGACCGACCGGCGGAAGCGGAAGGTGGCGTTCCAGGCTGGCGAGCTGGTGATGAAGGTGTTGAATGACGGCCTGCTGCCGCGCGACATCCTGACCAGGCAGGCGTTCGAGAATGGCATCATCTGCGCTGCTTCGACGGGCGGGTCGACCAACGCGGTGCTGCACCTCCTCGCCATCGCGCACGAAGCCGGCGTGCCGCTCGACATCGACGATTTCGACCGCATCTCGGAGCAGACGCCGCTCATCGGGGACCTCCGCCCGGGCGGCCGCTACGTTGCGCTCGACATGGACCGGGCGGGCGGCACGCGTTTGCTGGCGAAGCGGCTGCTCGAGGCCGGCAAGCTCCACGGCAACGTGATGACCGTGACAGGGCGAACGATCGCGGAAGAGGCAGCCGAGGCGGTCGAAACCCCGGGCCAGGATGTCATCCTGCCCGTCGAGAAGGCGCTCAAGCCGACCGGGGGGCTGGTCATCCTCAAGGGCAACCTCGCGCCGGAGGGCTGCGTCATCAAGGTCGCGGGACACGAGCGGATGTACCACGAGGGCCCGGCGCGGGTGTTCGAGTGCGAGGAGGATGCGTTCCACGCAGTGACGACTGGGCAGATCCGGCCCGGCGATGTGGTGGTTATCCGGAACGAGGGTCCGAAGGGCGGGCCGGGCATGCGTGAAATGCTGGGCGTCACCGCGGCGCTGGTGGGCGAAGGCCTCGGCGAGTCGGTTGCGCTGCTGACGGATGGGCGCTTCAGCGGCGCGACCCGCGGCCTCATGGCGGGGCACGTGGCGCCCGAGGCGGCAGTCGGGGGCCCGATTGCGCTGGTGCGGGAAGGCGACATCATCAGTTTCGACGTGAAGGGTCGGAAGCTGACGCTCCACGTGGATGAGGCGGAGCTCGGACGGCGCCGGGCGGAGTGGAAGCCGCGCCCGCCAAAGTACACGCGCGGGGTGTTCGCCAAGTACGCGGCGCAGGTTTCGAGCGCCTCTACCGGCGCGGTCACGTCCTGA
- a CDS encoding acetyl-CoA carboxylase family protein, translating into MPIRRLLIANRGEIALRIMRAAAELGIETVAVAPADDAGSLHVRRADRRVELPGAGVAAYLDGAAIVRAATESGCDAVHPGYGFLSERADFAAACEGAGLIFVGPRPETLAALGDKVAARQLAMACRVPVVPGTPEAVDVTQAREFLASLDGAPMLLKAVAGGGGRGVRVVRAPEELEAAFARASSEAAAAFGDGSLYAERFIERARHIEVQVIGDGAGGVTHAWERECSLQRRHQKVVEIAPAPGLPEGLREQLVAASLAMARQLRYRGLGTFEFLVDATRPLDSGSPWYFIEANARLQVEHTVTEEVTGLDLVALQLAIAGGATLAELGLGDGPPAPRGFAIQARVNAERMTATGMAYPAAGTVTAFAPPAGPFVRVDTAAAAGASISPAFDSLLAKVVVRSPAPEFGTAVARLRRALGEFEVAGVESNLGFLRALAERPELAAADLYTRFIDDHAAELVERAAQLAPPAPEASPAGAQVAGARIDTSDPLAVLAYGKRRAAASRPEPQPVAEGEEAVRAPLQGTIVAVQAEPGQKVRAGQVVAVMEAMKMEHEVTAPCAGTVVRVEVGQGVPVVEGAVLLTIAPGEADSAAETGTEEVDLDRIRPDLAEVLERRARTRDERRPEAVARRHATGHRTARENIAHLCDPGTFIEYGPLVLAAQRARRSLEELIEKTPADGLVTGVGSVNGELFGDPASRCAIMAYDYTVLAGTQGGQNHRKTDRIIDVAEQGRMPFILFAEGGGGRPGDTDIVASALSPPTFTRFAQLSGLVPMIGITTGRCFAGNAALLGCCDVVIATEDANIGMGGPAMIEGGGLGIYAPEEIGPTSVQVPNGVIDILVRDEAEAVETAKRYLSYFQGSLPTWEAADQRLLRTVVPENRLRVYDVRKAIRLVFDTGSVLELRPKFGLGIITALARLEGRPVGVVANNPAHLGGAIDSDGADKAARFLQLCDAFDLPVVYFCDTPGIMVGPEVEKTALVRHAARLFLTGANISVPTFTVILRKAYGLGAIAMAGGTYHRPLFTVAWPTAEFGGMGLEGSVKLGYRNELAAIADPEKRREFYEAMVARAYERGKALNQASLFEVDDAIDPAETRDWLTGLLRSIRPGPPRTTKKRPNIDAW; encoded by the coding sequence ATGCCGATTCGCCGCCTCCTGATTGCGAACCGCGGGGAGATCGCCCTGCGAATCATGCGCGCCGCCGCCGAGCTCGGCATCGAGACGGTCGCCGTCGCCCCGGCGGACGACGCGGGCAGCCTGCACGTGCGCCGCGCGGATCGGCGTGTCGAACTGCCCGGCGCAGGGGTCGCGGCCTACCTTGACGGTGCGGCCATCGTACGGGCTGCCACGGAGTCGGGCTGCGACGCGGTCCACCCTGGGTACGGATTCCTGAGCGAGCGGGCGGATTTTGCCGCGGCGTGCGAGGGGGCCGGGCTCATCTTCGTGGGGCCGCGGCCGGAGACGCTGGCGGCACTGGGCGACAAGGTGGCTGCCCGGCAGCTGGCGATGGCCTGCCGGGTGCCGGTCGTGCCGGGGACGCCCGAGGCGGTCGACGTCACGCAGGCGCGGGAATTCCTCGCCAGCCTCGATGGCGCGCCGATGCTGCTCAAGGCTGTGGCCGGCGGGGGCGGGCGGGGTGTGCGGGTCGTCCGCGCGCCGGAGGAGCTCGAGGCGGCATTCGCCCGGGCCAGCTCGGAGGCAGCGGCCGCGTTCGGCGACGGCTCACTCTACGCCGAGCGGTTCATTGAACGTGCGCGGCACATCGAAGTGCAGGTCATCGGCGACGGGGCTGGCGGGGTCACGCACGCCTGGGAGCGGGAGTGCAGCCTGCAGCGGCGGCACCAGAAGGTCGTCGAGATTGCCCCGGCGCCGGGGCTCCCGGAAGGGCTGCGGGAGCAGCTGGTCGCCGCGAGCCTGGCGATGGCGCGCCAGCTGCGATACCGCGGCCTCGGGACGTTCGAGTTCCTCGTCGATGCCACGCGCCCGCTCGACAGCGGGTCGCCCTGGTACTTCATCGAGGCGAACGCCCGGCTCCAGGTGGAGCATACGGTGACTGAGGAAGTGACCGGCCTGGACCTGGTCGCGCTGCAGCTCGCTATCGCCGGGGGCGCGACCCTGGCCGAACTCGGACTCGGGGATGGGCCCCCGGCGCCGCGCGGCTTCGCCATCCAGGCCCGCGTCAACGCGGAACGGATGACGGCGACCGGGATGGCCTACCCGGCTGCAGGGACGGTCACTGCGTTCGCGCCGCCCGCGGGACCATTCGTCCGCGTGGACACGGCCGCGGCGGCGGGCGCCAGCATCAGCCCGGCGTTTGATTCGCTGCTGGCGAAGGTGGTCGTCCGCTCGCCGGCACCGGAGTTCGGGACGGCCGTCGCCCGCCTCCGCCGGGCGCTGGGCGAGTTCGAGGTGGCCGGCGTGGAGAGCAACCTCGGATTCCTGCGTGCACTTGCCGAGCGGCCGGAGCTGGCCGCGGCCGACCTGTACACCCGGTTCATCGATGACCACGCCGCGGAGCTGGTCGAGCGCGCCGCGCAGCTCGCGCCGCCGGCACCGGAGGCATCCCCTGCCGGCGCCCAGGTTGCGGGGGCCCGCATCGACACCAGCGACCCGCTGGCCGTGCTCGCTTACGGGAAGCGCCGGGCCGCTGCGTCGAGGCCTGAGCCCCAGCCGGTCGCCGAAGGTGAAGAAGCCGTCCGCGCGCCGCTGCAGGGCACCATCGTCGCCGTGCAGGCGGAGCCCGGGCAGAAGGTACGGGCCGGGCAGGTGGTGGCGGTAATGGAAGCGATGAAGATGGAGCACGAGGTGACGGCTCCATGCGCGGGGACGGTGGTGCGGGTCGAGGTTGGGCAAGGGGTGCCGGTGGTCGAGGGCGCCGTGCTGCTGACCATCGCCCCGGGCGAGGCCGACAGCGCGGCCGAAACGGGGACCGAGGAGGTCGACCTCGACCGCATCCGGCCGGACCTCGCCGAGGTGCTCGAACGGCGCGCGCGCACGCGCGACGAACGGCGGCCGGAGGCGGTCGCCAGGCGGCATGCGACGGGGCACCGCACGGCGCGCGAAAACATTGCCCACCTGTGCGACCCGGGGACGTTCATCGAATACGGGCCGCTGGTCCTCGCGGCACAGCGGGCGCGCCGGTCGCTCGAGGAGCTGATTGAGAAAACGCCGGCCGACGGCCTGGTCACCGGGGTTGGCAGCGTCAACGGCGAGCTGTTCGGGGACCCGGCGAGCCGGTGCGCGATTATGGCCTACGACTACACCGTGCTCGCGGGCACGCAGGGCGGCCAGAACCACCGCAAGACGGACCGGATCATCGACGTGGCCGAGCAGGGCCGCATGCCGTTCATTCTGTTCGCCGAGGGCGGCGGGGGCCGGCCGGGCGACACCGATATCGTTGCGAGCGCCCTTTCGCCTCCGACCTTCACGCGCTTTGCTCAGCTCTCCGGGCTCGTGCCGATGATCGGCATCACGACGGGGCGGTGCTTCGCCGGCAACGCAGCGCTGCTGGGCTGCTGCGACGTCGTGATTGCGACTGAAGATGCGAACATCGGGATGGGCGGCCCGGCGATGATCGAAGGCGGCGGTCTCGGCATCTACGCCCCGGAGGAGATCGGACCGACGTCGGTCCAGGTGCCGAACGGGGTGATCGATATCCTCGTCCGCGACGAAGCCGAGGCAGTCGAGACGGCGAAACGGTACCTCTCGTACTTCCAGGGCAGCCTGCCGACGTGGGAGGCCGCCGACCAGCGCCTGCTGCGGACGGTGGTCCCCGAGAACCGGCTCCGGGTGTACGACGTGCGAAAGGCGATACGGCTCGTCTTCGACACAGGGTCGGTGCTTGAGCTGCGGCCGAAGTTCGGCCTCGGCATCATCACGGCGCTGGCCCGGCTGGAGGGGCGGCCGGTGGGTGTGGTGGCGAACAACCCGGCGCACCTCGGCGGCGCGATCGATTCGGACGGGGCGGATAAAGCGGCGCGCTTCCTTCAGCTGTGCGATGCGTTCGACCTGCCGGTGGTCTACTTTTGCGACACACCGGGCATTATGGTCGGGCCGGAAGTGGAGAAGACGGCCCTGGTTCGGCACGCGGCCAGGCTGTTCCTCACCGGTGCGAACATCAGCGTGCCGACGTTCACAGTCATCCTGCGCAAGGCGTACGGACTGGGGGCGATTGCGATGGCGGGCGGGACGTACCACCGTCCGTTGTTCACGGTGGCCTGGCCCACGGCCGAGTTCGGCGGCATGGGGCTCGAAGGCTCGGTGAAGCTCGGCTATCGGAACGAGCTGGCCGCAATCGCGGACCCGGAAAAGCGGCGGGAGTTCTATGAAGCGATGGTGGCCCGCGCCTACGAGCGGGGAAAGGCGCTCAACCAGGCCTCGCTGTTCGAAGTGGACGACGCGATCGACCCGGCCGAGACACGGGACTGGCTGACGGGGCTGTTGCGCTCCATCCGGCCCGGCCCGCCCCGGACCACCAAGAAGCGTCCGAACATCGACGCCTGGTAG
- a CDS encoding methyltransferase family protein → MDQSAAASAPSTPAPWKRRVSLAQDAALVVVSALFFYAHGRSALEGHSAASAFFAIEQGLLVGIFLTRRRPIYTSTRVYDWVIATIGGWFALASRPHPSGGLLEGYGIALQVVGLTWVIVSFATLGRSFGVVAANRGLKTAGPYRFVRHPIYLGHNITLAGFLLANFWWWNALVFATVLIFQVLRIQAEERVLRATSDYQSYAARVRWRLVPGLY, encoded by the coding sequence ATGGACCAATCCGCCGCGGCGTCAGCGCCCTCTACCCCAGCGCCGTGGAAGCGCCGCGTTTCGCTGGCCCAGGATGCGGCCCTCGTGGTGGTAAGCGCCCTCTTCTTCTACGCGCACGGCCGCTCCGCCCTCGAGGGGCACTCCGCCGCCAGCGCGTTCTTCGCGATCGAACAGGGGCTGCTCGTTGGCATCTTCCTGACGCGCCGCCGCCCCATCTACACCTCAACCCGGGTCTACGACTGGGTCATCGCGACCATCGGCGGCTGGTTCGCACTCGCCTCCCGTCCCCACCCCAGCGGCGGGCTGCTCGAAGGGTACGGGATCGCCCTCCAGGTCGTCGGGCTCACCTGGGTCATCGTCAGCTTCGCCACCCTGGGCCGGAGCTTCGGCGTCGTCGCGGCCAACCGCGGCTTGAAAACCGCCGGGCCCTACCGCTTCGTGCGCCATCCCATCTACCTCGGCCACAACATCACCCTCGCCGGGTTCCTCCTGGCGAACTTCTGGTGGTGGAACGCGCTCGTGTTCGCCACGGTGCTCATCTTCCAGGTCCTGCGCATCCAGGCCGAAGAGCGGGTCCTCCGCGCAACCAGCGACTACCAGTCGTACGCCGCCCGTGTCCGCTGGCGCCTCGTCCCCGGCCTGTACTAG
- a CDS encoding Flp family type IVb pilin: protein MSKLRNWAVSKVAAWQARDEEGQGLAEYGLILALIAIVCIGALTLLGGNIANALNNVAGSI from the coding sequence ATGTCGAAGCTTCGCAACTGGGCCGTCAGCAAGGTCGCCGCGTGGCAGGCGCGCGACGAGGAAGGCCAGGGTCTCGCCGAATACGGCCTGATCCTCGCCCTCATCGCCATCGTCTGCATCGGCGCCCTCACGCTCCTGGGCGGCAACATCGCCAACGCGCTCAACAACGTCGCTGGCAGCATCTAG